TGCATATTGCACTCACACAATATATTGTTCCCTAGGAGTCATGCGACCATAGAAGAGGTTGACAACAGTACCAATTGGGGGGAATCGGTTGCTCCGCCtgctgagggggagatgacttGCGCTAACAGCGCTGCAGAACAACCAAAGGAAGATGCtagaacagggggagaaCATGTAGTAAGAAAAACCGAGAAAAATGAATTAAAAATCGAGAGCGAACCTGAGAGTATAAAAGAAGAGGTGAAAGTCGAACCAACATCATCCAACTCACCTACTGAACCTGTTCAACAACCTGCACTACACAAACCTACCACCTCTTGCTCTAGGTCTGCTATGCGCCCTAACCTTAGTGCTACGGCTGCTGAATTGCTCAAGAGAATCAACTCACTTACTACTGGGAGCTACAACGGCGTTTGAACACGCCGACAGAACCCAAACGCCCCCGCAATCTCACTCAGCAAGGAACATGGCAAGCTCAAGATCAATGTTGATGACACCTCCCCGTCCGGTCAGTTTAATCCTAGCATAAGGAACAAACAAACTAACCTAGCTCTAGAAATCTCCAATATATTCACTGGCTCCAGCAACGCCAACAGCTCCAACAGCAAGATCAACTACTCATACAATCTCCCCACTGACAACACCTCCACCTTACTCTCCGCACCTTCCATCCCGTCCAAGTACGCCTACGCATTGGAGACGCCAACAACACCCAAATTGACCTTGACTATCAACAATAGACTGGTCAAGAGATTCAGCCATCTCAGGCTATCAGACGCAACTCCAACCAAGCCAGATTCCCCCTTGGCATCAACCAGGGATCTGGAACAACCCTGGTCCCTTGCGGCCATTACCACAGCGGCCAACAACCCAACCATGGAGGAGGCCCTTGCGGGACCACAGGCACTCAAATGGTGGAAGGCAATGCAGAATGAGGTCAGTACCTTCAACAAACTAGACACAACCAAACTCACCAAATTACCCTACAAACGCAAGGCAATGGGGAACAAATGGGTTCTCACGCTCAAACGCAATGAGAACGGTGAACCGGTACGCTATAAAGCACAATTAGTTGTCCAAGGTTTTAGCCAACAGCCAGGTATCAACTTTGATAAGACATTTGCACCTGTTGTACAATTAGATTCCATTTGTACACTTGTATTGCTTGCTAACAACAACGACTGGGACGTCCAACAGCTAGACGTCAATGCCGCCTACTTACACGCACCTATTGAAGAAGACTTATACATGCAACAAATTCCTTACTTCAACGACGGTACGGACCAAGTTCTTAAACTCAAGCAATCTATATATGGACTGAAACAAGCAGGCCAAATGTGGAACAAATTTTACAATACCAAACTCAAGACAATTGGTTATAAACCTTGCCTTACCAACGCATGTGTCTACCAACGTATCCAAGAATTGAATGGTGAGCAATACGTATCCATTATTGCCACCCACATTGATGACTCAATTGTAATTACATTGACAAACCACACCAACTTTGCAATATCAGAACTCCTgaacatatttgatatgcGCAACTTAGGCCCCATTCGTCACTTCCTGGGTATCACATTCAAGTGCAATTGTAAACAAGGAATTATGCACCTTAACCAAACCGCATACATCAACAGCTTAGCCAAATTTGCAGGTCTTAAAGATGCTTACCCCGCCAACACTCCACTCAGCCCTAGCGTTCAGCTTACACGTTTCGAGGGCACCAAACCGAAATTTAACTATGGGACTTACATTGGTAAGCTCCTATATGCGGCCTTGTGTACCCGTCCTGACATCGCATTTGCCGTCGCACACCTTGCTCAATTCACTTTGTGTTACGGACCGGCACACGTGACTCAAATCAAATGTGTCATTTGTTACCTCTTAGGCACTCCGACGCTAGGACTTACGTATCGCCGATCAgccaaagactttggcaAAATCAGTTATTCCGATGCTGACTGGGGAAGCAACCTCATAGATTGTAAGTCCGTCTCCGGTCATGTCTTTATGCTTGGAGGCGCTGCGATTTCTTGGTCAGCTAAGAAGCAGGCCACAGTTGCATTGTCGACTATGGAAGCCGAATATATGTCGTTGGCACACGCATGTACTCAGGCTCTTTGGCTTTGTCAATTCTTTGAGGAATTGCACTTATACGCCGACGCCCCTACTCTCATATTGTCCGATAATATCGCCGCATTAACATTATCCGTAGAATCCCAATACCACGGACGCTCAAAGCATATCGATATACGACACCATTTTATGCGCAATATCATCGAGCAACGTAAGGTATCTACCTTGTACGTACCTACTCATGAGAACTTAGCCGACGCTTTTACTAAAGCTCTGCCGGCTCCTCAATTTAGGTATCTCATGCGATCAATCATGGGAGAGATTACGGAGACGTCGATCGAGGACGAAGTTGATTAACCAAATCAACTTAATCAATCATAAATAGCTGTATAACTGAAAATAGTAAAGCCATGTATATGAACGGCCATTGGTTTCGAAATATGATTGAATTTATTGACTCGTCTTTAATGTATCTACACTTAACTCGCttaagggggagtgtagAAATCTCTTGTAAGTACTAGAACAATCTAGTACGTTCTTACgcagtaatcgagtcaagtgTCGAGTCACTTGGTACATGCGCAGTAGAAAGCGCAGCTTTCTACGGTATGACTCGAGAGAGTCCATAAGGTATATATATAGCCCTACCAAGGCTCTTATACCATATCTCTCTCTACTCACTTAACTCTCTGTCATTACTCTTTACTTAACACGACTTGTATTAGTTACAGTATATACATTTGTCTATTAACGATCTATTTCTAGACAGCCACCCATTCCACCAACCATAGAGCCGGTGTGCATATATCCCTGTAGTTACTTCTGCAAAACGCACACAGCCTGTTCCAGCTTACTTAGTACTTCTATCAGTATTTATAAATACTGTTTGGGTATCTTGTTGCTATTGATAACATGTCAAGGCGCAACGGATATCACCTACTCCTAATCTATGACAATGAAAGCTCTCATAAGTACAATCCTAACCGCTATTCGACCTTGACAGTAGTGTATCTACCTCCTAGTCTCATATTGAATATTCAATTAATGGACGTAGGAATTATCAAGGACTTCATAGAAAACCATTGTAAATCATTGACTGAGTGCGCCCTTGACCTTGAGATGCAAGATGTAAATAATCTTTACAAGATAAACCGGCTTCATTCAATACGCATAGTTGGCAAGAGGAACAAATTCTCTGATACCACCATCCGGAACTGCTGGCGTTGTGATTACATCCTTTCTGTAAACAATTACAAAGAAGAGCTACGGGCCATATTCGTCCAGGCCAAACTCTGGACTCCAGTGCTTTGTTTTATTTTAGCTTAGTTTTGTCGCTCTCTTTATATATCAACTTGTAGCTTATTCAAGCTATTTTATTCAATTTATTCACGCGTTTTCTGCCTGTACTTCTTTGGTGAATGTATCTGCGTTATCTGAAAGCGCGAAAGCGATTGATAACTAAGCGGGTGACCAAGCTGGAAGCAGCCCCGCAATTCCCTGAAAACACCCTGTTGATGGGAGCCCATCAACGAGCATGGAACGAGAGACGACTGTATATGTGAAAAGCACCGTTGCTTGTACGTGTAGCTCTGAAACGGATAGAACAAATCAAGCGAGCTGTTAGATTCAATACAATTCTAGGC
The window above is part of the Rhizoctonia solani chromosome 7, complete sequence genome. Proteins encoded here:
- a CDS encoding Retrovirus-related Pol polyprotein from transposon TNT 1-94, which codes for MLNTQKNKKIKRVQFDNGREFVNKEWEEHAAQKGTVLETTAPYSSQQNNIAEQLNRTLTNKAQAMLLKSAAPKFLWNKAIAYACYLKNRVPTQVHGKFWKTLFEAFWGNKPDVSVLRPWGTKCYVLNQGKNRSKLDPKTFTATFVGILDAQEEVDNSTNWGESVAPPAEGEMTCANSAAEQPKEDARTGGEHVVRKTEKNELKIESEPESIKEEVKVEPTSSNSPTEPVQQPALHKPTTSCSRSAMRPNLSATAAELLKRINSLTTGSYNGEHGKLKINVDDTSPSEISNIFTGSSNANSSNSKINYSYNLPTDNTSTLLSAPSIPSKYAYALETPTTPKLTLTINNRLVKRFSHLRLSDATPTKPDSPLASTRDLEQPWSLAAITTAANNPTMEEALAGPQALKWWKAMQNEVSTFNKLDTTKLTKLPYKRKAMGNKWVLTLKRNENGEPVRYKAQLVVQGFSQQPGINFDKTFAPVVQLDSICTLVLLANNNDWDVQQLDVNAAYLHAPIEEDLYMQQIPYFNDGTDQVLKLKQSIYGLKQAGQMWNKFYNTKLKTIGYKPCLTNACVYQRIQELNGEQYVSIIATHIDDSIVITLTNHTNFAISELLNIFDMRNLGPIRHFLGITFKCNCKQGIMHLNQTAYINSLAKFAGLKDAYPANTPLSPSVQLTRFEGTKPKFNYGTYIGKLLYAALCTRPDIAFAVAHLAQFTLCYGPAHVTQIKCVICYLLGTPTLGLTYRRSAKDFGKISYSDADWGSNLIDCKSVSGHVFMLGGAAISWSAKKQATVALSTMEAEYMSLAHACTQALWLCQFFEELHLYADAPTLILSDNIAALTLSVESQYHGRSKHIDIRHHFMRNIIEQRKVSTLYVPTHENLADAFTKALPAPQFRYLMRSIMGEITETSIEDEVD